The Pedobacter mucosus genome window below encodes:
- a CDS encoding glycoside hydrolase family 43 protein yields the protein MNRFKIKQLALIFFIAFFFLAANAQSPPIKFQNPILAGFSPDPSICRVGDDYYLATSSFVWFPAMPVYHSKDLINWELIGHGITKPGLVNFNKLSDRSGIWAVTIRYHDGLFYLITTAAEGGGGNFYVTSRKAEGPWSDPIWLKDAPGVDPSLFWDDDGKCYYTGNTWDIKREWPAQCAIWIQELDITKKKLIGERKLLTYGHANNAGFAEGPHLYKIDGKYMLLNSEGGTDQFHAIVAHHSKTILGPYIADKINPVLSHRQLGATYPLQAIGHGDLVQTPAGDWWATVLGKRMINGQVPLSRETFLAKVTFEDGTPVFNTGFGRVLSEQERPNLPWSPFKIENKRDEFNLKMLSISWHFVRIPDKKFFDINNSQLTVELQPNSIDSLVNSSMIIRKIEDHQFAASTKLNFTPSEETEQAGMVIYRNSESYYMLMKGKSSIILIKKHNGKKEVIATTPYTKPMVYFAAKGNNLDVDFSFGETENKMVAIGLRQSLSVISESSVNRFNGPGIGMYATSNGTKTTNKARFDWFEYEKATL from the coding sequence ATGAATAGATTTAAAATAAAGCAACTCGCATTAATTTTTTTCATTGCCTTTTTCTTTTTAGCTGCAAACGCACAATCTCCTCCAATAAAATTTCAAAATCCTATACTTGCTGGTTTCAGTCCTGATCCATCGATTTGCCGGGTAGGCGACGACTATTACTTAGCCACTTCATCGTTTGTGTGGTTCCCTGCAATGCCTGTTTACCATAGTAAAGATCTTATTAATTGGGAACTTATTGGCCATGGCATCACGAAGCCTGGATTGGTAAATTTTAATAAACTAAGCGACCGAAGCGGTATTTGGGCAGTAACCATTAGGTATCATGATGGACTTTTTTACTTAATAACTACGGCTGCAGAAGGCGGAGGTGGCAATTTCTATGTTACTTCGAGAAAAGCTGAAGGACCATGGTCTGATCCAATTTGGTTAAAAGATGCGCCAGGTGTAGACCCATCTTTGTTTTGGGATGATGATGGAAAATGTTATTACACTGGAAACACCTGGGATATAAAGCGGGAATGGCCGGCACAATGTGCCATTTGGATTCAGGAATTAGATATCACCAAAAAAAAGTTAATTGGCGAACGTAAGTTATTAACCTACGGTCATGCAAATAATGCAGGTTTTGCAGAAGGACCTCATCTTTATAAAATCGATGGAAAATACATGCTTTTAAATTCTGAAGGCGGAACAGATCAATTTCATGCAATCGTTGCCCATCATAGTAAAACCATTTTAGGACCTTATATAGCAGATAAGATAAACCCTGTCCTTTCCCATCGGCAATTAGGAGCCACTTACCCGTTACAAGCAATTGGGCATGGAGATTTAGTTCAAACTCCTGCCGGAGATTGGTGGGCAACTGTTCTTGGCAAAAGAATGATAAATGGTCAAGTACCACTTTCGAGAGAAACATTCTTGGCTAAAGTTACTTTCGAAGATGGAACGCCTGTTTTTAATACCGGTTTTGGAAGAGTATTGTCTGAGCAAGAACGACCGAATCTGCCTTGGAGTCCTTTCAAAATTGAAAACAAGAGAGATGAGTTTAATTTAAAAATGCTTTCAATCAGTTGGCATTTTGTTCGAATTCCGGATAAAAAGTTTTTTGATATTAATAATAGTCAATTAACGGTCGAGCTACAACCAAATTCAATTGATAGCTTGGTCAATTCGTCAATGATTATCCGAAAAATAGAAGATCATCAGTTTGCTGCCAGCACTAAATTGAACTTTACTCCTTCTGAAGAAACAGAACAAGCAGGAATGGTAATTTATCGTAACAGCGAAAGTTATTACATGCTGATGAAGGGAAAATCAAGCATTATATTAATCAAAAAGCACAATGGCAAAAAGGAAGTTATAGCGACGACGCCCTATACCAAGCCAATGGTTTATTTTGCGGCCAAGGGCAATAACCTTGACGTGGATTTTAGCTTCGGTGAAACAGAAAACAAGATGGTAGCGATAGGATTACGTCAAAGTTTAAGTGTGATCTCTGAAAGTTCGGTTAACCGCTTTAATGGTCCAGGAATTGGTATGTATGCAACAAGCAATGGTACTAAAACCACTAATAAAGCACGATTTGACTGGTTTGAATATGAAAAAGCAACATTGTAA